Genomic window (Oncorhynchus mykiss isolate Arlee chromosome 21, USDA_OmykA_1.1, whole genome shotgun sequence):
TGGCCTCTGTAATTGACTGTTGGCCTCTGTAACTGTTTGTTGGCCTCAACTGTTTATTAGTCTCTAACTGTTTGTTGGCCTCTGTAACTGTTTATTAGTCTCTGTAACTGTTTGTTGGCCTCTGTAATTGTTTGTTGGCCTCTGTAACGGTTTGTTGGCCTCTGTAACGGTTTGTTGGCCTCTGTAACGGTTTGTTGGCCTCTGTAACAGTTTGTTGGCCTCTGTAACTGTTTGTTGGCCTCTGTAACAGTTTGTTGGCCTCTGTAACTGTTTGTTGGCCTCTGTAACTGTTTGTTGGCCCCTAACGGTTTGTTGTCCTCTAACTGTTTATTAGTCTCTGTAACTGTTTCTTGGCCTCTGTAACTGTTTGTTGGCCTCTGTAATTGACTGTTGGCCTCTGTAACTGTTTGTTGGCCTCAACTGTTTATTAGTCTCTAACTGTTTGTTGGCCTCTGTAACTGTTTATTAGTCTCTGTAACTGTTTGTTGGCCTCTGTAATTGTTTGTTGGCCTCTGTAACGGTTTGTTGGCCTCTGTAACGGTTTTGTAGGCCTCTGTAATGGTTTTATAGGcctctgtaactgtttgttagcctctgtaactgttttttGGCCTCTGTAACTGTTTATTAGTCTCTGTAACTGTTTGTTGGCCTCTGTAATTGTTTGTTGGCCTCTGTAACGGTTTTTTGGCCTCTGTAACGGTTTGTTGGCCTCTGTAACGGTTTGTTGGCCTCTGTAACTGTTTGTTGGCCTCTGTAACAGTTTGTTGGCCTCTGTAACTGTTTGTTGGCCTCTGTAACTGTTTGTTGGCCCCTAACGGTTTGTTGTCCTCTAACTGTTTATTAGTCTCTGTAACTGTTTCTTGGCCTCTGTAACTGTTTATTAGTCTCTGTAACTGTTTGTTGGCCTCTGTAATTGTTTGTTGGCCTCTGTAACGGTTTGTTGGCCTCTGTAACGGTTTTGTAGGCCTCTGTAACGGTTTTATAGGcctctgtaactgtttgttaGCCTCTGTAACTGTTTGTTGGCCTCTGTAACTGTTTGTTGGCCTCTGTAACGGTTTTGTCGGCCTCTGTAACTGTTTGTTGGCCTCTGTAACTGTTTGTTGGCCTCTCTGCCATGCTTGTCTATTCTACTGTTCCCCTTTCACTTGAACTGTAGATCACTTAAACTGTATAATTGTGAAAAATATTGCTGTCCCAAAATATAACTGTCCCAATTAGAATTTCTATAGAAATCATTTTTGGAAGTTAAAACATTTACAACAGTCATTGCTTATTGTATAGTAATGGAGTGTTTTATGATTTTACACAAATGGAAGAACAGGCCATATCCACTTCTGGAAGAATAAAAATCAGGCTGCAACTCCATTCCTGTAGTCATATTTTTAATGCAATCTTTGCTATATAATAACATGTTAATACAATGTTAAAGGCTAAAATTGTATTTATCATGGAAACTGGCCTACActctgattttaagaaatgtataGATATAAAAAATGTGATGTAGCAGACAAAATGCTTTGTCTTTTCAAATTGAGAATTTTACCAAAGCAAAGCAATGATTTCATATAACTGTTGTTTGTGTATCAGCAACAGCGCCCCTCTTTGTGGTTGCCAAGGTATGACTTGACTTGTGCTCCTTGGCACCCTAAGCACCTGGGGAACCACGTATCATGGTACTCTCTGACGTATAGGCATTCCCCGCGGCGTATGCGTTATGTAGTCTGTTCAAGGCTGACAATAACGCCGCGTTTTCCTGAAGGTTGGGGGGTAAAGGAACCCGTAGACGGAAAGATCACTCACATTCCTGTGACATGTTAATATTGGTTTTCCTTTTTTAATTTGTGCATTCTCTCTATAATACACAGAAATCTTTCCAGGAATTCCGAAATGTGTTGTTGTGTAAACTTCCTGAACAAACAGCGAAGGAAGTGGCGGACAGGATTGCCATTGCTCTCCGGTGACTACTGGACTGTTTTTACACCTTCATTCTAAATAAGGAAGCAGCCTGTCAGACATATGACCAACGTCCCAATTTGGGCTCGGTCAAAGTACCCCATCGCATCCCATGATTGCTCAACTCTACCCAATGAAACTCCTCTCCCCCTGCCCCATCTCACATGTGAGTTGACAGCGGCTGCACATACATACTCTCATCAGACTTGCAGCTCAGCGCTTGCTGCATACACTTGCTGGTTTGCAactttttcttcctctctctctctcccctccctcactttGACGGGCAGCAATGAAGTCAGAGTGATGTCATATAAGGATACGAGTGCCTGGCAAGGTGACATAGGTTTTTGGTGAGTGGTATTCTCCACAGCCAGCGTTGCCTATCGAGAGAGGCGCCAGCGTTGCCTATCGAGAGAGGCGCGGAGCTGCAAAAGATGATCATCACCACCACCTCAAGCTCTGTCACGCTCTCTCCCTTTTCTACTCCTCTTTCGGGCTGTCATTTCATGCCAGAAGACCTTATCTGCCTTCCAAAAATAAGCCTTTACCACCATGCCGAAGGAAGAAAAACAAGAAGACAGGTATTTTTAGGGCCATTAACTTTGACCACGTGCCCCGAAGGTAAACTGGATGGCCATTGTGCAAAGGTTCTTCATCGGTATGTGCAACGAGGCCAGCACGCACTGGACGTTGACTGCAATTGTTCTCTTGGGGTCTCTATTGGGGATTGTGTCATCATATCCGATTCCAAGCAGGACTAATGCAACTTTATTGGAGCAAAGGTGGGAGACCCTCTTTTCCCGCTCTGTTCTGGGAATCTCTGGGGCGAAATCGGACATGAACTGGGAGAGTGACTATTTGATGGGCATCAAGAGAGTGCGGCGACTTTACTGCAACGTGGGCATTGGATTTCACCTGCAGATCCTCCCTGACGGCAGGATAAACGGTGTACATAATGAGAACCAGTACAGTGAGTCGCATCCTGAAATGTAATTCCATAGAGAACGTATAATATGAGCGGTCCCAAGTAAAGGCGACTTGAGAGCTCCTTGTCGGTCTTGCATGATATTTAATCATTGGGTTCGGCAACATTGAATGTCTCTCAAAGCAAAGACAAATCTATTAAAAAACCTTGTATCATTCAGTGCTAAATATCTTTCCAGGCCAAAACATGACATGAATGCTTGGACCAATATAGACGCCAACTTATTTTTACACTGGCTCCTTCTGTGGCCCAGAAAAGGATTGCCATGCACGCCAGAAAGTGCAGTTATGATAGATATTAATTTGGGCAATAGGAAATGAACAGCATTGCTCCCCAAATGATACAGAACAAAGACGATGCATGCAGAGTAGCCACCTACAAGGTTACACCCACCGCTGCATCATGCACGTCTTTGTTCCCCCATAGTCAAACGCATTGATGGACTGTCAATTTGACAAGGTTCCTCTGTATAACACCATGCTTTGTTTGACTAGGTCTAATAGAGATCTCTACGGTGGAGAGAGGAGTGATAAGTATGTATGGGGTGAGAAGTGAGCTGTTTGTCGCAATGAACAGCAGAGGAAGGTTGTATGGAACGGTAGGTGTGCGCAATTGTATTTCCCTCTTTTGCTGGCATGCTATTTctaagagagatggagaaaaacgCAATGTGTTTGAGATTAGCTAACTTCTTTGTTCATATGGTATTaccaattatatatttttaagaaTTTGTTTTGTTAAGTAGACCCTTTGCATTATTTTGTTCTCTGTGAATCAAATATTACCTCACTGATGGGAGCGTTCAGGAGGCACGGAATGATTCCATTGTAAATGATTCATAATTTCCAATTTCCCAGGTTATAACTTGTTTCAGCATGGTCTTTCTGTAGCTTGTGTAGCATAATGGAAAGCATAATGGAAAGGGTGTTTGTAAAGGATAACAAAAATGTAATGCTTACTGAAATATGATCTGTTGAATAAGACGATATAAACGATGCCTATTGAACTCGCTAGCCTAATATTCTATCAATCATCTGATTGCTTTTCTGAGAGTTGAATGTCTGAAGCTATTTATTGAAGGAATCAATCAATGTTCAAGGTAGGAATACTAATCTAAAGAGAAGGTGCTTTAGCATTGATTATATTAAGATTGATTTTATGGCCCAATGTTGAATTAAAATATTGCACCATATTGCACGTCTAAGTGTTGGCGTACTGCTGTAAATTGGTCTGAATTGGCAAACATTTGGCTCTGACATTTTAGCCTATAAAACTGCACCCTGCTTTTGGCTTGCAGTCAAATATGTTTTAGTATGAAGATACAATAAAACTTCAATAAAATGCAGTCTCAAATAGCCGCCTGTTCCTTTTAATAGCCGGGCATCGTcacacatttcagcaaataaacGCCTGTTTCGAATAAACGATCGGTCTAAATGCATTGTTTACACGTGAACTTCAGTGCATATGGTAAAGATTGCGCAATAAGGTACAGGAGAGCAACATTATTGCCATGGATGAGACTGCAGTGTGGTTTGACATGGTCGCCTCAATTACAGTGGATACAAAGAGTGAGAGAATGATGCTGAAGCTGAAATTGCGGTGTGTGATAGGGAGCCTAGTCATTGCAAGTCTGATCTGCAGTGGATGTGTTATTAAAATGTTTATACTGGTCATACTGGTCACAAAGTGTGGTAGTCTTTTCAACATGTTTTTGAGCAATAGATGCCTTGCTCAAATGGAAGCCTCCAATTCAAACTCCCATTAGACAGATCTGCAAGTGTTATAATGTAAGCGCCAGTTGCGTTTGGTGACTGAAGCAAATAAACCGCTCTGGCTATTATTTTAAGTTGTACAGTATGTAGAAACTGcatctccaatagaaatcccctaTCTCGCTTGTAGGTGATGTCATGgcaacgttggctagctaaactCATGCGCAGAAACGCGTCATCGGTACAATGGTCGTTTGGCgccgaactgcgcatgtgcaggccACTAATAAAAGGCACTCCTTTTAAAAGGCACTcctataaagttgtttttgacgaaaATTAAAACATGTAAGTGtcaatctaggttgtgcctttagatttcgagAAAATTAACAATTAAGGAAGAATTTTTTTCACTTCCCTCATTGACTTCTCAAGTGTTTTCGGAAGTCTCGCGATGTTGGGCCTCTGGGTTGATAAACTGGGACTGACCAGAGTAGTGTTTAGCTGCAGTAAACATCCAAATCTATTGCCGTGGAGGAGATCTACAATTTGCtgaaatgtatttaatgtgtTCAGCTTGACAAGACACTGTAAATCAGCAGGCAATGATTCATCGTGACGTTGATGAACAAGGAGTGTCAGAACTCTTTTTAACCACGTTTAGTCCAGtcctctgtttcctctgtattTGGATTACTTTTTAAATTGTTTATTGTCTATATGTTTATGTTAGATCGGCAGAAAACCCAATACTTGAATCATGAAAAATTATCTAAAAAATGATTACTATAGAACTTGGAAATTATTGAATATGAATGACTGCGTTACAACATAAATTTAGAGCATGTGGTTTTAGAAGTTTGAAGTGGTAATTTAAAGCCAGCATGCAGTCTTTTTAATTAACATTTTTAATCATCACTGTATGTCCATTTCATGGAAAATAACTCCaaatgtatttttgtaattgATTTCACTGCACCTCCTTTTGCCATTGAAATGATGTCTGATCATGTATGCGGGTTGATAGAAATGTacatatatttacatacacaacCACGATAGGTGGATAGAATCGTCTAGACTATAGGGCCTAACCCGCTTACCCCTTCACAGTAGGAggatacatatgcaaataaaagaTGACCAGTCATTGGTCAGAATAACCAGATCAAATTATGATGTCATGCTGTGGgccaaaaactccatcccaccgtaacaggctgaaattccaggcATTTTTTTCCAAATGTTTTTATGCTAAAAGCTTTTTGTTGACCTTGTCTCTCCATTTGCCATTTTTAGAAATTCTTCCGGGATGAGTGCAAGTTCAAGGAGACCTTGCTGCCAAACAACTACAATGCCTATGAGTCTTCGGTTTACAAGGGCTCCTACATCGCCCTCAGCAAACATGGCCGCGCAAAGAGAGGCAACAAGGCCACCACCGCCATGACTGTCACACACTTCCTCCCCCGATTATCATGATCAAAGCTGGCAATAACTCACTAATTTGCACATGTGGAGGTTCTCCAAGGTAATATAGAattatacaatataaatatataccaTTACAAAAGGACTGCAAAAAACTACACAAGTATTTATTAtctttatatatgtatatttggATAGCTACCTTTGTATTAGAACTTATGTATATGCCATTATTTGCTGCTTATCATTATCGATTGAGGAGTGTATTTACACCTTTTCTGGAAGTACATACCGGTCGTAACGGGAGTAAATCAAGATAATTGCTTAGCCAAACTCCATAACAAACGGATTTTGACATTATAACGCTTGCATAGCTGTCGAATGGGAGCTTGAATCAGAGCTTCCTGGGCGTTCTCTAACTCACAGATACTGGGGCAGCTTCACCCTGTCTTTGGGGTGGATGACTAATATCCTTAGCTTTTAGGAGTGAAATGGATACTTTTTATTACCTCAAAGAACCACTTGACTGGATAAAGAGATGCATGGAGTTACTGTATGCTCAAAGTAATACCTGTTTAGTCTATCCTTTCTCTGAGACCTTTGAGCACTTGCTGGTTCACTCCCC
Coding sequences:
- the LOC110500071 gene encoding fibroblast growth factor 4B is translated as MAIVQRFFIGMCNEASTHWTLTAIVLLGSLLGIVSSYPIPSRTNATLLEQRWETLFSRSVLGISGAKSDMNWESDYLMGIKRVRRLYCNVGIGFHLQILPDGRINGVHNENQYSLIEISTVERGVISMYGVRSELFVAMNSRGRLYGTKFFRDECKFKETLLPNNYNAYESSVYKGSYIALSKHGRAKRGNKATTAMTVTHFLPRLS